One genomic region from Zalophus californianus isolate mZalCal1 chromosome 2, mZalCal1.pri.v2, whole genome shotgun sequence encodes:
- the CTBP1 gene encoding C-terminal-binding protein 1 isoform X3, translated as MSGVRPPIMNGPMHPRPLVALLDGRDCTVEMPILKDVATVAFCDAQSTQEIHEKVLNEAVGALMYHTITLTREDLEKFKALRIIVRIGSGFDNIDIKSAGDLGIAVCNVPAASVEETADSTMCHILNLYRRTTWLHQALREGTRVQSVEQIREVASGAARIRGETLGIIGLGRVGQAVALRAKAFGFNVLFYDPYLSDGTERALGLQRVSTLQDLLFHSDCVTLHCGLNEHNHHLINDFTVKQMRQGAFLVNTARGGLVDEKALAQALKEGRIRGAALDVHESEPFSFSQGPLKDAPNLICTPHAAWYSEQASIEMREEAAREIRRAITGRIPDSLKNCVNKDHLTAATHWASMDPAVVHPELNGAAYSRYPPGVVGVAPSGIPTAVEGIVPSAMSLSHGLPPVSHPPHAPSPGQTVKPEADRDHASDQL; from the exons TGACGCGCAGTCCACGCAGGAGATCCACGAGAAG GTGCTGAACGAGGCGGTGGGGGCGCTGATGTACCACACCATCACGCTGACCAGGGAGGACCTGGAGAAGTTCAAAGCTCTGCGCATCATTGTCAGAATTGGGAGCGGTTTTGACAACATCGACATCAAGTCTGCTGGGGATTTAG GCATCGCTGTCTGCAACGTGCCGGCGGCGTCTGTCGAGGAGACCGCTGACTCCACCATGTGCCACATCCTCAACCTGTACCGCAGGACCACGTGGCTGCACCAGGCGCTACGGGAAGGCACTCGGGTCCAGAGCGTCGAGCAGATCCGGGAAGTAGCTTCCGGAGCCGCCAGGATCCGCGGGGAGACCTTGGGCATCATAGGACTGG GTCGTGTGGGGCAGGCAGTGGCGCTCCGGGCCAAGGCCTTCGGTTTCAACGTGCTCTTCTATGACCCGTACCTGTCGGACGGCACCGAGCGGGCCCTGGGCCTGCAGCGGGTGAGCACTCTGCAGGACCTGCTCTTCCACAGTGACTGCGTCACCCTGCACTGCGGCCTCAACGAGCACAACCACCACCTCATCAACGACTTCACCGTTAAGCAG ATGCGACAAGGCGCCTTCCTGGTGAACACGGCGCGGGGCGGCCTGGTGGACGAGAAGGCCCTGGCCCAGGCTCTGAAGGAAGGGCGGATCCGGGGCGCTGCCCTGGACGTGCACGAGTCCGAGCCCTTCAG TTTCAGCCAGGGCCCCCTAAAGGATGCACCCAACCTGATCTGCACCCCCCACGCGGCCTGGTACAGCGAGCAGGCGTCCATCGAGATGCGGGAGGAGGCAGCCCGGGAAATCCGGAGAGCCATCACAG GCCGCATCCCCGACAGCCTGAAAAACTGCGTCAACAAGGACCATCTGACCGCCGCCACCCACTGGGCTAGCATGGACCCAGCCGTCGTGCACCCTGAGCTCAACGGGGCCGCCTACAG CAGGTACCCGCCGGGCGTGGTGGGCGTGGCCCCCAGCGGCATCCCGACTGCCGTCGAAGGCATTGTCCCCAGCGCCATGTCCCTGTCCCACGGCCTGCCCCCCGTGTCCCACCCGCCCCACGCCCCTTCTCCCGGCCAAACCGTCAAGCCCGAGGCAGATAGAGACCACGCGAGTGACCAGTTGTAG